GTAAACCTGTTTACGATTTTGTTGCTGATGACGGTATTGGACATACTGTTTGGATTATTGAAAGTGACTCCACTAGCGATATTCTTATCGAAGAATTTGCAAAAATTGATTATTTATACGTTGCTGATGGTCACCATAGATCCGCTTCTGCTGCAAAAGTTGCAAACATGAGAAAAGAAAAAAATCCTAATCATACTGGTAACGAAGAGTACAACTATTTCTTAGCTGTTTATTTCCCAGATGAGCAATTAAAAATTATGGACTATAACAGAGTCGTTATTGATCTTAATGGCAATACAGAAGAAGAATTTTTCACAAAGATTCAAGAAACTGTTACTTGTGAAGAGATTGGAGCTAGTGAATACAGACCTGCTAAAAAAGGTGAATTTGCAATGTACATGGATAAAAAGTGGTACAGACTTACTGTAAAAGATGGTATTGTTGATCTTAATGATCCTGTAAATAGTCTTGATACAGCAGTTCTTCAAGCTAATATCTTAAATCCTATTTTGGGAATTGATGATCCAAGAACTTCAGAAAGAATTGATTTTATTGGTGGTATCAGAGGTCTGAAAGAACTTGTTAGACTTGTTGACAGCGGAAAATTCAAAGTTGCTTTCGCACTTTACCCGACATCTATTTTGGAACTAATGAATATCGCTGATGCTGGTGAAGTTATGCCTCCAAAATCAACTTGGTTTGAACCTAAATTAAGATCAGGTCTTTTAGTACATACACTTGAAGATTAAATTGTTTTTAAATCAAAAAAAGCCACTTCATTGAAGTGGCTTTTTTTGTCGTTTATAATCTCTTGTTACTCA
This genomic interval from Candidatus Delongbacteria bacterium contains the following:
- a CDS encoding DUF1015 domain-containing protein — translated: MAVLRKFKAIRPKEGLEKQVASFPYDVINSEEAREIASGNPFSFLHINKPEIDLPEDTDLYSQEVYDMAKANFERFRAEGTLITEETPKLYVYRQTMDGREQYGIVGCAFVGDYDNDIIKKHEHTRKKKEEDRIKHVDVTNANAGPIFLTYKSKETINNIVNEVVKGKPVYDFVADDGIGHTVWIIESDSTSDILIEEFAKIDYLYVADGHHRSASAAKVANMRKEKNPNHTGNEEYNYFLAVYFPDEQLKIMDYNRVVIDLNGNTEEEFFTKIQETVTCEEIGASEYRPAKKGEFAMYMDKKWYRLTVKDGIVDLNDPVNSLDTAVLQANILNPILGIDDPRTSERIDFIGGIRGLKELVRLVDSGKFKVAFALYPTSILELMNIADAGEVMPPKSTWFEPKLRSGLLVHTLED